A region from the Pseudomonas triticicola genome encodes:
- the lipA gene encoding lipoyl synthase has product MIPTLDVTERPAPRPKVEAGVKLRGAEKVARIPVKIIPTTELPKKPDWIRVRIPVSPEVDRIKSLLRKHKLHSVCEEASCPNLGECFSGGTATFMIMGDICTRRCPFCDVGHGRPKPLDVNEPESLAIAIADLKLKYVVITSVDRDDLRDGGAQHFADCIREIRKLSPNVQLETLVPDYRGRMDIALEITAAEPPDVFNHNLETVPRLYKAARPGSDYQWSLTLLQRFKQMMPHIPTKSGLMLGLGETDEEVIEVMKRMREHDIDMLTLGQYLQPSRSHLPVQRFVHPDTFAWFAEEGYKMGFKNVASGPLVRSSYHADEQAKLVKAELLGS; this is encoded by the coding sequence ATGATCCCGACGCTCGACGTGACCGAGCGCCCGGCCCCGCGTCCCAAGGTTGAAGCCGGCGTCAAGCTGCGCGGCGCCGAGAAGGTTGCACGCATCCCGGTCAAGATCATCCCGACCACCGAACTGCCGAAGAAACCCGACTGGATTCGCGTGCGCATCCCGGTTTCGCCGGAAGTCGACCGCATCAAGAGCCTGCTGCGCAAGCACAAGCTGCACAGCGTCTGCGAAGAAGCGTCCTGCCCGAACCTCGGCGAATGCTTCTCCGGCGGCACCGCGACCTTCATGATCATGGGCGACATCTGCACCCGTCGCTGCCCGTTCTGCGACGTTGGCCACGGTCGTCCGAAGCCTCTGGACGTCAACGAGCCGGAAAGCCTGGCCATCGCCATCGCCGACCTCAAGCTCAAATACGTGGTGATCACTTCGGTGGACCGCGATGACCTGCGTGACGGCGGTGCCCAGCACTTTGCCGACTGCATCCGCGAGATCCGCAAACTGTCGCCGAACGTGCAGCTCGAGACCCTGGTCCCGGACTACCGTGGCCGCATGGACATCGCCCTGGAAATCACCGCTGCCGAGCCGCCGGATGTGTTCAACCACAACCTGGAAACCGTGCCGCGCCTGTACAAGGCTGCGCGTCCGGGCTCGGATTACCAGTGGTCGCTGACCCTGCTGCAACGCTTCAAGCAGATGATGCCGCACATTCCGACCAAGTCCGGCCTGATGCTGGGTCTGGGCGAGACCGACGAGGAAGTCATCGAAGTCATGAAGCGCATGCGCGAACACGACATCGACATGCTGACCCTCGGTCAATACCTGCAACCGTCGCGCAGTCACTTGCCGGTGCAGCGTTTCGTGCACCCGGACACCTTCGCCTGGTTCGCCGAAGAAGGTTACAAGATGGGCTTCAAGAACGTCGCTTCGGGCCCGCTGGTACGTTCCTCGTACCACGCCGACGAGCAGGCGAAGCTGGTCAAGGCCGAGCTGCTGGG